One window of Erinaceus europaeus chromosome 6, mEriEur2.1, whole genome shotgun sequence genomic DNA carries:
- the SRP9 gene encoding signal recognition particle 9 kDa protein yields MPQYQTWEEFSRAAEKLYLADPMKARVVLKYRHSDGSLCIKVTDDLVCLVYRTDQAQDVKKIEKFHSQLMRLMVAKESRSVAMETD; encoded by the exons ATGCCGCAGTATCAGACCTGGGAGGAGTTCAGCCGCGCGGCTGAGAAGCTCTACCTCGCCGACCCCATGAAG gCACGTGTGGTTCTCAAGTACAGGCACTCTGATGGGAGCTTGTGCATTAAAGTAACAGACGACTTAGTT TGTTTGGTGTACAGAACAGACCAAGCTCAGGATGTAAAGAAGATTGAGAAGTTCCACAGTCAGCTGATGCGACTTATGGTAGCCAAGGAATCCCGCAGTGTTGCCATGGAGACAGACTGA